GAAGTGATTTTCTTGAATCCGACTCAAAGCCGCGAAAAAAGCCTGATGCTCATCCTGGAGACCGCTTATGCAAACATCTAAGCTGTTGTTGAAATCACTTTTGAGCTTAAGCCTGCTAACTCTGGCTGCCTGTAATATTCCGGCGCCTCAGTCACGCACGGATTCTGAAGAAACCAACAAACAAGGTGTCGCAACTTTCTTTATTTCGGAAGTCAAAGGTGACGCCTTGAAGGCCACCGTGGACAAAGGCTCGGCCCTCCCACAGAGCAAGACATTTAACTTTACTGTGTGTTTGAAAGACCGTGCTCAATCGAAGGCTTTGATCGGCCACCCGTTCCGCGTTGAAGAGATCAACAAAGAGCTTAAAACGGATGAAAAAGGCTGCTTGAACTGGAGCGAGGAAGTTCCATTTAACTTCTCTTCAACTCCGAGATATCTCGAGTGGAGCCGCAAAATCACAGCCACCGGCCTGCACAGAGGCACGCGCACGGCGGAGTTTGCCATTAATCCTTGGAATGAAAATGACAACTCAGCCGCGGTCGTAAATATCGAAGAACACCGCCCGGCAACTCTTGTAAGCGATAAAGAAGACGTTAAAGCCGCTCTCCAAGGCGCTGATCTGATAGACAATAAAGACCCGTCAGCTGCTCGCGGCGAAAAAGAAAACCCCGCTGCCAAAAACAACCTTTGGGTGAACGATATCCGTATGCAAAGCACAGAGCAAAAGTTCACACCTGAGTCTGTGAATTTGAACTTTGATCTGGCGATCACCCCCCAGCTGATGGTGTCTACTCTCAGTGGTGAAAAGACTTTACGCGATTTCAACCAAGGAACTTTCAAAGCCAAAGTCTATCTTTTGCACTCTTTGACTGAAAACAACAAAGAAGTCCGTGTTGCCATCGGCGAATCTGAAGTTCAAACCGCGGCGATTCGCGGTAAAAGCCTGTTCATTAAAGTCCCGATGAGCCTGCCGGTTATTCCAACTCGCGGCCAATTGATTTTGGCCTTGGATCTAACATCTGTTGATGATCCTGCCAACATCGGAAACTTCCAAGGCGTGTACAGCATCGGCGAATATGATCAACTCAAAGGCTCTGGCATGCTGAAGCTGATGGCGGTGGTCACCGACACTAAAAACTTCCAGATCGCCAACTTCGTGAATGCGAAACTTTCTGAGCGCCTCGCTCAGCATCCGGATGCGTATATCAAGCCACGCATTGAGATCATGCCGCTAGAGTTCAAATACGTTCGCGTCGGTAAAGAGACGACGTCTGAGCGTGAAATTGTCTATAACGTCAAGGCCTGCCTCCGCAACGGTCTTGAGCAAAAAACCACCCGTGGTTTTACATTCAACGTGACGGGCTTCCGCCAAAGCGAAGGCGACGCTGCAAAGAGTGTCAAAATCACGACGGACAATTCTTCGTGCATTAACTGGGACGACACTCTGACGTTCAAATACTACGAGTGCCAGAAATTCATGAAGGGCTTCATCGAAATCGAAAACAAAGAACTTGCTCTGAAACAACGTATTGATATCGCCATCAACCCGTGGGAATCCTGGGGCACATTCGCCCGCGACCTTCGCTATGTGGACGCGCAAGAACAGCTCCTGACAGATTGCAAGAAGGAAAATGTCCTTCCATCAACATTAACCCTGCGCTCTTTCAACTTTACGACGCAGTCTTTGAACTATGAAATCGATCATCAGCTCAACATGATCGCGAAAAAGAAAGTGCGCTTTAAAGTCGACGCCGTTGTCAGCATCTTTAGCGATATGGCAAAAGGCCGCATGGAAAATGCGCAGAAGCTTCGTCCAGGAGTTTATCTCTTAAAAGGCGCCTTGATTAAAAACCGCGACTACTACAACCAGAAATCCTACGTTGCTTCTTTCGAGAAGCTCGTGACTTCCATTGACGGTGATATCAAAACAGATATCGAGTTTAAAACGGCTGACCTCAAAGCCCTTGGCAACCGCAATACTCTTTTACTCGAGTTGGATCCAGTAAAAGAAGACAAAGTGACCGTCGATAAAGACGGTAACGTCACCGTGAAAGACAAAGTCAGTTCTTTGGATGACATTATTGATTCAAGCACTGGCCTTTATAATCGCACCTTTGGTGCCGCAACAAATATCAACATGGAAAAAGACGCTCAGGACCTGACGTCTTTGAACGCCAGCCTTGTGAACCAATACATGACGATGGCGGATCTGCCAAAGGTAGAATCTGTTCGTAAGTCCCTCGTGCGAGAATACATCAACTACGGTAAAAAAGTGGAAGCGGAGCGCGTGCAAAATCAGCTCAAGCAGTCTGACATGAATGCATTTGTGAAAGACAACGGCCTGAAAGCGGTTCTCGTGAACAATCCAAAATCCTACGAAGACCTGCGCACAATCCTAAGTGGCCGCCCGACTCAAATGGATGACCAAAAAATGCAGGCGTCGATGAATCAACTCATCACCACCGGCAAACTCGACCGCGAACTAACAAAAGGCCTTTGCTCTTATTGGTTCCGCAGCTTTATCGCTAAAGACCTCTGGGACTTCTATGGCAACCATGCCCTGATCAACTGCGGCACTCGCGCCGGCAAGCCGGAGCTGATCTTTACGGTTGAAAAACGCATTTTCGTAAAAGAGCTCGGTGGTTATAAGTATAAAAAAGGCTACAACGCCGGTGTGACCATTGGTAACAACATCACTTTAACGAAGTCACAAACACACTCGAACTACAGAACGAAGACTTTGACTTTCAATATGGGTTTGTCACAGAAATTCGCTGATATCTTCACCATCGGCATGAGCGGCAGCTATGCGATCTCACAGTCGGATGCGAACGCGGAAGCGACAGCAAACAGCACTTCCGTAAATACCAACATCACGCTTTTGCTGAAGCAAAACGTCTTCGAGTTGAACTTTAAACGTTATCAAGAATGCGCCATCGTCAAAGTGAATCCGAAGCTTTTCATGAAAGACGGTCTCTTTGAATCCGCATTAAGCCCACGTTTAAAGCCTGATCAAAAACTGGAAGTGGCAACTCGTGGTTTGATGATCTGCACGGGCGTCGACAGCACAACGCCAAAAACGCGTGAAGAAAATTATTATATTTTAAATCAAGAAACGACGAGTGCACAGGACCAGGATAACGGTGACGATAGAAATCGTAACTTCTTCATCGCCCTTCGCGGCGAAAAAGAATTCCAGCGCTTGATGTATTTTATGAAAGGTGAAATCAAAACACCTCAGTCGGCAACCCGCGAAACGGATGATCATAAAACGATCAATGCAAACTTGGATAAGCTGTTTAACTCAGGACACGCCAATATTCCCGGCAGCTACAACGACACGCACTAAGCATAAAGCTGAGTGCGCTATCTCAGTGTCCGTAGCACTTACGTAAAAACTCAAGACTGCGAATCCCAAACCATGAATAGGACTCTCCGTCGACGATGGCCCCGGCAAGGCCGTCGCTGCGGAGGTCTTCGATCTTTTTATGAAACGGATATGGTTCCGAAGAAAACAACACGAGAGCTTCTTGGAAATCCTGGATCTCGATGACGGGATATTTTTCTTCTGGGAACTCAACAACCTGCGCGCCCAATTGTGCGAGGACAGAGCCAATATAAGTATCACGGCTAATCGCCATCCACGGCTTTTTCCAGATCACATACAAAACGGGGCGCGGCCCGGGGCGCATCGGCGAAATCACCCACTCAATTAAGCCTGGAATATTTTCTTCGCTCCAGTGCAAAGGGCCTTTGTCGATGATGGCCTGCAACTGCAGCGACCACGTGATGAGCTGCTGATTTTTAAACTCTGTCCCGAGGCGCTGAAGTTCAAATTGGAGTGTTGCCAAAGAATGAACATTTGTCGCCAGAATTGGGAACGGACTTTCCTCCGCCATCTCGAGAGGATTTTCCTCTTGATCCATCAGAATCAGATCCGGCTTGAGGTCATGAATCATTTCCCAGTTGGCCTCTTTGGTGCCACCGACAACAGGAATATTTTTTACTTTGTCAGCCGGGTGAATACAGAAACGTGTTCTTCCCACCACAGGGATTCCTGCGCGCAATAATGTTTCAGTCCAAGAGGGTACCATCGAGACAATTCGCATCCTTTGATACCACCAATTATTACTTAATGAGTCAAGATTGCTGTATTGTCACTTGACCCTTTCCGCCCGTCTAAGGGAAAA
The sequence above is drawn from the Bdellovibrionales bacterium genome and encodes:
- a CDS encoding ABC transporter substrate-binding protein, translating into MVPSWTETLLRAGIPVVGRTRFCIHPADKVKNIPVVGGTKEANWEMIHDLKPDLILMDQEENPLEMAEESPFPILATNVHSLATLQFELQRLGTEFKNQQLITWSLQLQAIIDKGPLHWSEENIPGLIEWVISPMRPGPRPVLYVIWKKPWMAISRDTYIGSVLAQLGAQVVEFPEEKYPVIEIQDFQEALVLFSSEPYPFHKKIEDLRSDGLAGAIVDGESYSWFGIRSLEFLRKCYGH